In a genomic window of Meleagris gallopavo isolate NT-WF06-2002-E0010 breed Aviagen turkey brand Nicholas breeding stock chromosome 1, Turkey_5.1, whole genome shotgun sequence:
- the STRAP gene encoding serine-threonine kinase receptor-associated protein — protein MAMRQTPLTCSGHTRPVVDLAFSGVTPYGYFLISACKDGKPMLRQGDTGDWIGTFLGHKGAVWGATLNKDATKAATAAADFTAKVWDAVSGDELITLAHKHIVKSVDFTQDSNYLLTGGQDKLLRIYDLSKPEAEPDVVSGHTSGIKKALWSSDDKQILSADDKTVRLWDRSTMTEVKALNVAMSVSSMEYVPEGQILVITYGKTIAFHSAETLEQIKSFEAPATINSASLHPEKECLVAGGEDFKLYKYDYNTGEELESYKGHFGPIHCVRFSPDGELYASGSEDGTLRLWQTTVGKTYGLWKCVVPEEENAEAAKARTTLPGTAEEEIEEVASENSDSVYSSTPEVKA, from the exons ATGGCCATGAGGCAGACCCCTCTGACGTGCTCCGGGCACACGCGGCCCGTGGTGGACCTGGCCTTCAGCGGCGTCACCCCCTACGGCTACTTCCTTATCAGCGCCTGCAAGG ATGGAAAGCCTATGCTACGTCAAGGTGACACAGGAGACTGGATTGGCACATTCCTAGGTCATAAAGGTGCTGTCTGGGGTGCTACTTTGAACAAAGATGCCACTAAAGCAGctacagcagctgcagattttACAGC GAAAGTGTGGGATGCTGTGTCAGGAGATGAACTAATCACATTGGCTCACAAACACATTGTCAAAAGTGTGGATTTTACACAG GATAGCAATTATCTGTTAACAGGTGGACAAGATAAATTGTTGCGCATCTATGATTTAAGCAAGCCAGAAGCAG AACCTGATGTTGTCAGTGGGCATACTTCTGGTATTAAAAAGGCTTTATGGAGCAGTGATGACAAACAGATTCTTTCAGCTGATGATAAAACTGTCcg cctCTGGGACAGGAGTACCATGACTGAAGTGAAGGCGCTAAATGTTGCAATGTCTGTGAGCAGCATGGAGTATGTTCCAGAAGGGCAAATACTTGTGATAACCTATGGGAAGACTATCGCTTTTCATAGTGCAGAAAC tctaGAGCAGATTAAATCATTTGAAGCACCTGCTACAATCAATTCTGCATCCCTTCACCCAGAGAAAGAATGTTTGGTTGCAGGTGGTGAAGATTTTAAACTCTATAAATATGACTATAACACAGGAGAAGAATTAG AATCTTACAAAGGGCACTTCGGTCCAATTCATTGTGTGAGATTTAGCCCTGATGGGGAGTTATATGCCAGTGGCTCAGAGGATGGTACACTAAGGCTGTGGCAGACAACAGTAGGGAAAACCTATGGTCTTTGGAAGTGTGTAGTTCCTG AAGAGGAGaatgcagaagcagcaaaagcaagGACCACTCTTCCAGGAACTGCAGAGGAGGAAATAG AAGAAGTTGCCTCTGAAAACTCAGATTCAGTGTACAGCTCAACTCCTGAAGTTAAGGCGTGA